From a single Fulvivirga ulvae genomic region:
- a CDS encoding ABC transporter permease, whose product MNLSYFISKRIAGNQQDSFSSTIHKIAVGSIGIGLAVMIVSFLILKGFQNTVTDKIYSFSSHFQVTKYTMGNSYEEAPISIDNELFNNYQKYDFIDHVQEYSNKAGLIKTEEEVLGIIFKGVSKRFDLNRFGENIVEGRFISFDDESYSKEVMLSRVIADKLKLSVGDKITVHFFQNPPRVRRLDVVGIYETNLSEYYDSKIIIGDLRLIQRLNDWSDSVARGMEVFVKDPSRMDQAEKALDEIVDYDFFVEKISDKYIQVFDWLHLISRQVNIFLGIILFVVCVNMISIILILIMERTQMIGLLKALGANNSQIRSIFIYNGIQLIAKGLILGNVLGIGVCMVQYYFKVISLNPADYYMSYVPIGWAWDVIIGLNLLTLLVVSLIILIPTAVISRINAIKSIKFD is encoded by the coding sequence TTGAACCTATCTTATTTTATATCCAAAAGAATCGCAGGAAACCAGCAAGACAGCTTTTCGTCTACCATCCATAAAATAGCTGTCGGTAGCATAGGCATAGGGCTTGCAGTGATGATTGTCTCTTTCCTGATCCTCAAGGGCTTTCAAAATACCGTAACGGATAAGATCTATAGCTTTAGCTCCCACTTCCAGGTCACTAAATACACGATGGGAAATTCTTATGAAGAAGCACCTATATCTATTGATAATGAGTTGTTTAACAATTATCAAAAGTATGATTTCATTGACCATGTGCAGGAGTACAGTAACAAAGCCGGGCTGATTAAAACAGAAGAAGAGGTATTGGGGATCATTTTTAAGGGGGTAAGCAAAAGGTTTGACCTGAACAGGTTTGGTGAAAATATTGTAGAGGGGAGGTTTATATCATTTGACGATGAGTCTTATTCGAAAGAGGTGATGCTGAGCCGGGTTATTGCTGACAAATTAAAGTTGAGTGTCGGAGACAAGATTACCGTACACTTTTTCCAAAACCCACCCCGCGTAAGACGCCTGGATGTTGTTGGTATTTACGAAACTAATCTTTCAGAATACTATGACAGCAAGATTATTATCGGGGATCTTCGCCTGATACAGCGCCTTAACGACTGGTCAGACAGTGTGGCCAGAGGTATGGAAGTCTTTGTAAAGGACCCGTCACGGATGGACCAGGCTGAAAAAGCACTGGATGAGATTGTCGACTATGACTTTTTCGTAGAGAAAATAAGTGACAAATACATCCAGGTGTTCGACTGGTTGCATCTGATCAGCCGGCAGGTCAATATCTTTTTAGGGATTATTCTTTTTGTGGTATGTGTCAACATGATCTCTATTATACTTATTCTTATCATGGAGAGAACACAAATGATCGGATTGCTAAAAGCCCTTGGAGCCAACAATAGTCAGATCAGGAGCATTTTTATTTACAATGGTATTCAGCTTATTGCAAAAGGGCTGATTTTAGGCAACGTTTTGGGTATAGGCGTTTGCATGGTCCAATACTACTTTAAGGTTATATCTCTTAACCCTGCAGACTATTATATGAGTTATGTGCCCATCGGCTGGGCCTGGGATGTGATTATTGGGCTTAACCTGCTCACCCTGCTGGTAGTCAGTCTGATTATTTTGATCCCTACGGCGGTTATTTCCAGAATAAACGCTATAAAGAGTATTAAATTCGACTAG
- a CDS encoding exo-beta-N-acetylmuramidase NamZ family protein — MNRLILLISFFIATTSCGHGQPENKSQIIPGAYQLADYLPLLKDKNVALVVNHTSMVGPSHLVDTLLSLNVNLKKVFAPEHGFRGDADAGETVKSGVDVQTKLSIISLYGDNKKPTAKQLAGIDVVVFDIQDVGTRFYTYISTMHYMMEACAESNKPMIILDRPNPNGMYVDGPVLKPAYQSFVGMHPIPVLHGLTVGELAKMINGEGWLNNKIKCGITIIPVENYNHKNQYSLPVKPSPNLPNDLSIKMYPSLCLFEGTVISVGRGTYQPFQQIGHPDFKDLPHVFTPESIEGMAKNPRYENQKCYGIDFHQTDFGGGFSLAYLLDFYQKYEEKDFFNSYFDKLAGTDELRKQITNGLSEEDIREGWAGELNSYKVLRRKYLLYEDFE; from the coding sequence TTGAACAGGCTCATTTTACTCATATCATTTTTCATTGCCACCACTTCATGCGGCCACGGGCAGCCTGAAAATAAAAGTCAGATCATTCCGGGTGCTTACCAACTAGCTGATTATCTGCCTTTATTAAAAGACAAAAATGTGGCCCTCGTGGTTAACCATACGTCTATGGTAGGCCCTTCTCACCTCGTCGATACGTTGCTCAGTCTCAACGTTAACCTTAAAAAAGTATTCGCTCCCGAGCATGGCTTTCGGGGTGACGCCGATGCCGGGGAAACTGTAAAAAGCGGTGTTGATGTACAAACAAAACTGTCCATCATTTCACTCTATGGTGACAACAAGAAGCCGACGGCTAAGCAGCTGGCCGGTATCGATGTTGTTGTTTTTGACATTCAGGATGTAGGCACCCGGTTTTACACCTACATCAGTACTATGCATTACATGATGGAAGCTTGCGCTGAGAGCAATAAACCCATGATTATACTGGACAGGCCAAACCCAAATGGCATGTATGTAGACGGACCGGTGCTAAAGCCGGCATACCAGTCATTTGTAGGCATGCACCCTATACCGGTGCTACACGGACTTACGGTGGGCGAGCTTGCTAAAATGATCAATGGGGAAGGCTGGCTTAATAACAAAATCAAATGTGGTATTACAATAATACCTGTTGAAAATTATAACCATAAAAACCAGTATTCATTACCGGTAAAGCCCTCCCCTAACCTGCCAAATGACTTATCCATAAAAATGTATCCTTCACTTTGTTTGTTTGAAGGCACGGTGATCAGTGTTGGCAGAGGTACTTATCAGCCATTTCAGCAGATCGGCCATCCTGATTTCAAAGATTTGCCGCACGTTTTCACACCTGAGAGTATAGAAGGAATGGCTAAAAACCCCAGGTATGAAAATCAGAAATGCTATGGCATTGATTTTCACCAGACCGACTTCGGCGGAGGGTTTTCACTTGCATACCTGCTGGATTTTTATCAGAAGTATGAAGAAAAAGATTTTTTCAACAGCTATTTTGATAAACTCGCAGGCACGGATGAGCTTAGAAAGCAAATTACAAACGGACTATCCGAAGAAGATATCAGGGAAGGATGGGCTGGAGAACTCAATAGTTATAAGGTACTAAGAAGAAAGTACCTGCTTTATGAGGACTTTGAATAA
- a CDS encoding SusC/RagA family TonB-linked outer membrane protein produces MKKLYHSIILKALYSIIIQLCCATVMFAATTVNSQGLAEIEMDIQSREYTLKQAFDLIEERTDLKFFYVEGEIDVDQRVEVSTGYQNLKQILQRISNDKRLEFRRINDLIVVKQVTQKGPQVSESFYPVEISVSGKVTDIETGEPLVGVTVVVPGTSHGTITDADGYFQLELPDDTKSLIFSFVGFERLEVLLQGQTYFSIAMTPDIQSLQEIVVTALNIERNKEDIGYALQDVKGDEVAVTKQQNVSNALAGRIAGVFVTQGGGELGDENTRIVIRGENVLSGSNQPLFVIDGIPGDMNSVAPNDIESISVLKGPSGAALYGSRATNGVVLITTKRGGGKGSGFNVEFSSNLTFQRPSVTPEYQTAFGQGIGGNYNAETNQSWGPAFSSGTDTAQLWNENAEWKAHPDNFKNFYETGIIATHNLALIGGSENQNYRLSYTNIRQKGMVPNTNFKQDRLDLVHDWFFNEKFSAKTNIKLINQRSDNNRGYDPSGIPLNVDIEDLKTYRDGNGEQRIYRVGMDNPYFVLNENAYEMNRIRVVGNLQLSYDITDNLSFFVRGGINGLRNKTAQKLASGHLNNLEQYGGYQQTNEFSYERNADFLLTYQKAYDDFSFRISAGGNSMLQHSESFYGENNQLLVPGVYAIQNYRNGQYATTRNDVDKGINSLYGFAYLSYQDKFFLDLTARNDWSSTLPEEENSYFYPSVAASAILSEVFTLPQPLSFLKLRANFAQVGNDAEAFLLQDEVDFTRGDGIISQIAEGSTKREFGLKPELTTGFEVGTNIQFFDNRLGLDLTYYNSNTRNQIWPVAVSSITGYNFVVRNAGEIENNGIELILNATPVKSGDFVWNTTVNFSRDRAYVRELDTENPELIFTSALTNHLFVIDQVDQRRGNIYSKTARRFEYDPDIHDPSLAAYNGELYFDSNKDLPRSDELTVIGNYNPDWIGSLHNSFSYKGITLGVLFTTQQGNDFYAGIEKNLVGLGLDETTGGNRNAVLPSGIWDSPEGPKPFEAGEEITAEVFYGDYMTDGEINDIWVKDGSFVKLKELSISYRLPESIISKTPFRSVELSLFGRNLMVWSDVKHVDPEALTLGRPGISTTGGVAVPKTWGYNLLLKF; encoded by the coding sequence ATGAAAAAATTATACCATTCAATAATACTCAAAGCATTGTATAGTATTATAATTCAATTGTGTTGCGCCACTGTAATGTTTGCCGCAACTACCGTTAACAGCCAGGGGCTCGCGGAAATTGAGATGGACATACAGTCCAGGGAATATACGCTTAAGCAGGCTTTTGACCTCATCGAAGAACGCACCGATCTGAAATTCTTTTACGTAGAAGGTGAGATCGATGTAGATCAAAGGGTAGAAGTAAGTACAGGCTACCAAAACCTGAAACAGATCCTCCAGAGGATCTCCAACGACAAAAGACTGGAATTCAGAAGGATCAACGACCTTATCGTAGTTAAGCAAGTAACGCAAAAAGGCCCGCAGGTGTCCGAATCTTTTTACCCGGTTGAAATTTCGGTTAGTGGTAAGGTTACTGATATCGAAACCGGCGAGCCTCTGGTTGGCGTAACCGTAGTGGTGCCCGGCACATCTCATGGCACCATAACTGATGCCGACGGGTATTTCCAACTGGAACTCCCTGATGATACCAAATCACTGATATTTTCATTCGTTGGCTTCGAACGGCTCGAAGTATTACTGCAAGGGCAAACTTATTTCTCCATTGCTATGACTCCTGACATCCAGTCGTTGCAGGAGATAGTAGTTACCGCACTTAACATAGAGAGGAACAAAGAAGATATTGGCTACGCCTTACAGGACGTAAAGGGCGACGAGGTAGCTGTAACCAAACAGCAAAATGTCTCCAATGCGCTGGCCGGACGCATTGCCGGAGTATTTGTGACCCAGGGCGGGGGTGAGTTGGGAGATGAAAATACCCGTATTGTAATTCGTGGTGAAAATGTACTGTCCGGGAGCAATCAGCCTCTGTTTGTAATAGATGGTATTCCCGGAGACATGAACTCTGTTGCGCCCAATGATATAGAGTCTATCTCTGTATTAAAGGGTCCCAGTGGCGCCGCCCTTTACGGCTCCCGTGCCACTAATGGCGTAGTACTGATCACCACAAAAAGAGGTGGCGGCAAGGGTAGCGGTTTCAATGTTGAGTTCAGCTCCAACCTTACCTTCCAGCGTCCTTCTGTCACTCCGGAATACCAGACCGCCTTCGGGCAGGGTATTGGCGGCAATTATAATGCTGAAACCAACCAGTCATGGGGGCCTGCTTTCAGCAGCGGTACAGACACAGCCCAATTATGGAATGAAAATGCTGAATGGAAGGCTCACCCTGACAATTTCAAAAACTTCTATGAGACCGGCATAATTGCCACACATAACCTGGCACTGATTGGAGGGTCTGAAAATCAAAACTACCGCCTCTCCTACACCAATATCAGGCAAAAAGGAATGGTGCCTAACACCAACTTTAAGCAGGACCGTCTGGACCTGGTTCATGACTGGTTCTTCAATGAAAAATTCTCTGCCAAAACAAATATTAAGCTGATAAACCAGAGAAGTGATAACAACAGAGGCTATGATCCTTCAGGTATTCCGTTGAATGTAGACATTGAAGACCTCAAAACCTACAGAGATGGTAACGGAGAGCAGCGGATTTACCGAGTAGGTATGGACAATCCTTACTTTGTGCTTAATGAGAACGCCTATGAAATGAACAGGATTCGTGTGGTTGGTAACCTGCAGCTTAGCTATGACATTACGGACAATCTTAGCTTTTTTGTAAGGGGAGGTATCAATGGCTTACGCAATAAAACGGCTCAAAAACTGGCCAGCGGGCATTTGAACAACCTTGAGCAATACGGTGGTTATCAGCAAACCAATGAGTTTTCATACGAGCGCAATGCGGATTTTTTGCTTACCTATCAAAAAGCATATGATGACTTTAGCTTCAGGATCTCTGCCGGAGGTAATTCCATGCTGCAGCACAGTGAATCGTTTTATGGTGAAAACAATCAACTTCTGGTGCCCGGTGTTTACGCCATTCAAAACTATCGCAATGGCCAGTATGCAACTACACGAAATGATGTAGACAAAGGCATCAACTCTTTATATGGTTTTGCTTACCTGTCTTATCAGGACAAATTCTTCCTGGACCTGACAGCGCGCAATGACTGGTCTTCTACTTTGCCGGAAGAGGAAAATTCTTATTTCTATCCATCAGTCGCCGCCAGCGCCATTTTATCAGAGGTATTTACCCTACCGCAGCCTCTATCGTTTTTGAAATTGCGCGCCAATTTTGCCCAGGTAGGTAACGACGCCGAAGCTTTTCTTCTTCAGGATGAAGTAGATTTCACCCGTGGCGATGGAATTATAAGTCAGATAGCTGAGGGTAGTACCAAAAGGGAATTTGGTTTAAAACCTGAGCTAACCACCGGTTTTGAAGTTGGTACCAACATTCAGTTCTTCGATAACCGGCTTGGCCTCGACCTTACCTACTACAACAGCAACACCCGTAATCAGATTTGGCCGGTAGCTGTAAGCTCCATTACAGGGTACAACTTTGTAGTTCGCAATGCTGGAGAGATTGAGAATAACGGAATAGAGCTTATACTTAATGCCACCCCGGTAAAATCCGGTGACTTTGTATGGAATACGACGGTCAATTTCTCCAGGGACAGGGCCTATGTCCGCGAGTTGGATACTGAAAACCCGGAACTAATTTTCACCAGTGCCCTGACAAATCATCTTTTCGTGATTGATCAGGTAGACCAGAGACGTGGCAACATTTATTCAAAAACTGCCCGTCGATTTGAGTACGACCCGGATATACACGACCCGTCACTTGCTGCTTATAATGGCGAGCTTTATTTTGATTCCAATAAAGACCTGCCCCGCTCGGATGAGTTGACTGTTATCGGCAACTACAATCCGGACTGGATAGGCTCTTTGCACAACTCCTTCAGCTATAAGGGTATTACATTGGGCGTACTTTTCACCACTCAGCAAGGCAATGACTTCTACGCAGGGATTGAAAAGAACCTGGTAGGCCTTGGCCTGGATGAAACTACCGGAGGCAACCGCAATGCAGTGCTTCCTTCCGGCATATGGGACAGCCCTGAGGGGCCCAAGCCTTTTGAAGCCGGTGAGGAGATAACTGCAGAGGTATTTTATGGCGACTATATGACTGATGGCGAGATCAATGACATTTGGGTGAAGGACGGCTCGTTTGTAAAACTTAAAGAGCTGAGTATCTCCTACCGTTTGCCCGAATCCATCATTAGCAAAACGCCATTCCGTTCTGTAGAGCTTTCTCTTTTCGGCCGAAATCTCATGGTATGGTCAGATGTAAAACATGTAGACCCCGAAGCTTTGACCCTTGGCCGTCCCGGAATTTCCACCACTGGTGGTGTAGCCGTACCCAAAACCTGGGGATACAACCTTTTACTGAAATTTTAA
- a CDS encoding polyprenol monophosphomannose synthase has protein sequence MNDSLVIIPTYNEKENIELIIDAVFSLPHKFDILIVDDGSPDGTGNLVKELQQKNYDGRTLHLVERKGKQGLGTAYIRGFNFALEKKYDYIFEMDADFSHNPKDLISLYKACSAEGYDMAVGSRYISGVNVVNWPMGRVIMSYFASIYVRFITGMPIHDTTAGFVCFTRKVLESIDLEKIRFIGYAFQIEMKFTAMKYGFKILEVPIIFTDRTRGKSKMSGSIFKEAFFGVIQLKIDSWFKKYYADAA, from the coding sequence GTGAACGACAGCTTAGTTATCATACCTACTTACAATGAAAAGGAAAACATCGAATTAATTATTGATGCCGTGTTTTCGCTGCCTCATAAGTTTGATATCCTTATTGTTGATGACGGATCACCCGATGGCACCGGCAACCTCGTAAAGGAACTTCAGCAAAAAAACTATGATGGCCGGACTTTACACCTGGTAGAACGAAAGGGAAAGCAAGGGTTAGGCACGGCTTATATAAGAGGTTTCAACTTCGCTCTTGAAAAAAAATACGATTACATTTTTGAAATGGATGCCGACTTCTCCCATAACCCCAAAGACCTGATCAGCCTATATAAGGCCTGCTCTGCTGAAGGTTATGATATGGCCGTGGGCTCCAGATATATCAGCGGCGTCAATGTGGTTAACTGGCCTATGGGAAGAGTGATCATGAGCTACTTTGCCAGTATATATGTCAGGTTTATCACAGGCATGCCTATCCATGACACCACTGCAGGTTTTGTCTGCTTCACACGAAAGGTACTAGAGTCGATCGACCTGGAAAAGATCCGGTTCATCGGCTATGCATTTCAGATAGAGATGAAGTTTACCGCCATGAAGTATGGCTTCAAAATACTTGAGGTACCTATCATTTTCACGGACCGTACCCGAGGAAAATCCAAAATGTCGGGATCAATATTTAAAGAAGCATTCTTTGGAGTAATACAACTCAAGATCGATAGCTGGTTCAAGAAATACTATGCGGACGCTGCCTAG
- a CDS encoding sigma-70 family RNA polymerase sigma factor produces MNSLNELNDNQLWALSVSGNQKAFDKLFQRNFLHLCEYASRFRLTPDMIEEAVSDVFINLWIRKDDLQIKQIRPYLFTSVKNTSLNHLKSALKPILSFDQVDDSLLASNSRTDAGLTINDLRSEIEQYVVQLPSQQQNVFRLSKVEGFETNEIAEMLSISPKTVSNHLVEACKSIARHYQKVIQLTLILLTFN; encoded by the coding sequence ATGAACAGTTTGAATGAGTTAAACGACAATCAGCTTTGGGCGTTATCTGTAAGCGGAAACCAAAAAGCCTTTGATAAGCTCTTTCAGCGCAACTTTCTTCACCTCTGCGAATACGCCAGCCGGTTCAGACTTACACCGGATATGATCGAGGAAGCAGTTTCAGATGTATTTATCAACCTTTGGATCAGGAAAGATGACCTGCAAATAAAACAGATCAGGCCCTATCTTTTTACCTCTGTTAAGAACACCTCGCTTAATCATTTAAAAAGCGCCCTTAAGCCAATACTTTCTTTCGATCAGGTAGATGACAGCTTACTGGCTTCAAACAGCAGAACTGATGCAGGACTAACCATCAATGATCTCCGTTCTGAAATTGAGCAATATGTGGTGCAGCTACCTTCTCAACAGCAAAATGTTTTTCGCCTCAGCAAAGTTGAAGGTTTCGAAACCAATGAAATTGCAGAAATGCTATCTATCTCTCCCAAAACGGTGAGCAATCATTTGGTCGAAGCCTGCAAATCCATTGCCCGCCATTATCAAAAAGTCATACAATTGACGCTCATTCTCTTAACGTTTAATTAA
- a CDS encoding D-glycero-alpha-D-manno-heptose-1,7-bisphosphate 7-phosphatase — MNKCVFLDRDGVLNRDYVDYVYSADKLEILPGVAEALTSLKRAGYLLIVITNQSGIAKGLYTREQMHECHQLMQKAFSHQIDHFYFAPGHPTVSESLSRKPGSLMFEKAIAKFNIDIKLSWMIGDKERDLVPAKRLGIKTIQVDNDDSRMADYKAKNLPDALEIIFG; from the coding sequence TTGAATAAATGTGTATTTCTGGATAGAGATGGTGTCCTTAACAGGGACTATGTAGACTATGTATACTCTGCTGACAAGCTGGAGATCCTCCCTGGCGTTGCGGAAGCACTTACCTCACTCAAACGCGCCGGATATTTGCTAATCGTGATCACCAACCAGTCTGGTATAGCCAAGGGGCTATATACAAGAGAGCAAATGCACGAGTGTCATCAACTGATGCAAAAGGCGTTTAGCCACCAGATAGACCATTTTTATTTTGCACCGGGACACCCAACTGTAAGCGAGAGCCTTTCCAGAAAGCCGGGCTCACTGATGTTTGAGAAAGCCATAGCAAAGTTCAATATAGATATAAAACTTTCCTGGATGATTGGCGACAAAGAGCGTGACCTTGTACCGGCGAAAAGGCTCGGCATAAAGACTATACAGGTAGATAATGATGATAGCCGTATGGCTGACTACAAAGCGAAAAACCTGCCCGATGCTCTGGAGATTATCTTTGGGTAA
- a CDS encoding FecR family protein, translating to MNKNEFYDLLAKELSDTATEDDKARLRFLIQEFSLEKEYQTIVSNWQNELSGITERTYNLERVRQRVIRGIQAKDPSFNMGQAPAKKQVFLSTRALKVAASLLLLATIGIFTYISYSGNTEKTPEIKWIEKQTLAGQTTILTFRDGSEITLNGQSSIRFPENFGPSSREVFFSGEGYFDIATNPDRPFVVHMKDYSLKVLGTVFNINDYDSKETLQVSLLEGKVEVGKNASLEKITLEPGKQVTFNRTTSQAVVNGFDVLKTVGWKDKIFIFEAEPLHHVLSVLEKRYGVTFQYAQGVATGCKINASFKDESIKTILKALEHATDIEYSTEDYKVITLSGNGCQ from the coding sequence ATGAATAAAAATGAATTTTACGATCTGCTGGCCAAAGAACTCTCCGATACGGCCACGGAAGATGACAAAGCAAGGCTCAGGTTCCTGATTCAGGAATTTTCGCTGGAAAAAGAATATCAAACCATAGTCAGCAATTGGCAAAACGAGCTCTCTGGCATAACCGAGCGCACTTACAATTTAGAAAGAGTACGCCAAAGGGTGATCAGAGGTATACAGGCAAAAGACCCATCTTTCAATATGGGCCAGGCACCAGCCAAAAAGCAGGTCTTCCTGAGCACCCGGGCTTTGAAAGTAGCTGCCAGCCTACTGTTATTAGCCACTATCGGGATATTTACCTACATATCTTATTCAGGGAATACAGAAAAGACACCGGAGATCAAATGGATTGAGAAACAAACGCTGGCAGGCCAGACCACTATTTTGACTTTCAGGGATGGCAGTGAGATCACTCTGAACGGTCAGTCTAGCATTCGCTTTCCTGAAAATTTTGGACCGTCCTCCAGGGAGGTCTTTTTTAGTGGCGAGGGCTACTTCGATATAGCCACTAATCCTGACAGACCTTTTGTTGTGCATATGAAAGATTATTCCCTAAAGGTGCTTGGCACAGTATTCAATATCAACGATTACGATTCCAAAGAAACCTTGCAGGTGTCTCTTCTCGAAGGCAAGGTGGAAGTGGGTAAAAATGCTTCCCTGGAAAAAATCACGCTTGAACCCGGAAAGCAGGTGACTTTTAACAGGACAACATCCCAAGCCGTAGTCAATGGATTTGATGTGCTAAAAACCGTTGGCTGGAAAGACAAGATCTTCATTTTTGAAGCAGAACCTCTGCATCATGTACTCAGCGTACTTGAAAAGCGATACGGAGTTACTTTCCAATACGCGCAGGGGGTAGCCACTGGCTGTAAGATCAACGCTTCATTTAAAGATGAATCCATCAAAACTATTCTAAAAGCACTTGAGCATGCCACAGACATAGAATACAGTACAGAAGATTATAAAGTGATCACACTTTCAGGTAATGGATGTCAGTAA
- the moaA gene encoding GTP 3',8-cyclase MoaA — MSQPSLTDNFGRPITYLRLAVTDRCNLRCFYCMPEEGIKFLPRKELLSYEEMERLVRVACQAGIKKVRITGGEPFARRDMISFLERLRKIPALEELHITTNGVLTAQYIDKLKEINISSVNLSLDTLDPERFLQITRRNELQSVLDTFNKLLDAGIPVKINMVVMDGKNTRDIVPMAELASDKPISIRYIEEMPFNGTGTSRAQLLWDHGAILSQLRSVYPDIAKVSDPKHSTAYHYQIPGFKGNIGIIAAYTRTFCGSCNRIRVTSQGTLKTCLYDHGALDIKTLMRNGASDQQLINAIAGAIGNRHKDGWAAEASRSQKDHHESMSTIGG, encoded by the coding sequence ATGTCTCAACCTTCTCTCACAGATAATTTTGGCAGGCCTATAACCTACCTCAGACTTGCGGTTACAGACAGGTGTAACCTGAGATGTTTTTACTGCATGCCTGAGGAAGGCATCAAATTTCTACCCAGAAAGGAGCTTCTTAGTTATGAAGAAATGGAGCGACTTGTGCGTGTTGCCTGCCAGGCCGGGATTAAAAAAGTACGCATCACCGGTGGCGAACCTTTTGCCAGAAGAGACATGATCTCCTTTCTGGAGCGGCTTAGAAAAATCCCTGCCCTGGAAGAACTTCACATTACTACCAATGGTGTGCTCACAGCCCAGTATATCGATAAGCTTAAGGAGATAAATATTTCATCCGTAAACCTGAGCCTTGATACGCTTGACCCAGAGCGCTTCCTGCAGATCACGAGGCGCAATGAACTCCAAAGTGTGCTCGATACCTTTAACAAGCTTCTGGATGCCGGTATCCCTGTAAAAATAAATATGGTGGTGATGGATGGAAAAAATACCCGGGATATAGTACCCATGGCCGAATTAGCAAGTGACAAGCCTATTTCCATACGCTATATTGAGGAGATGCCATTTAATGGTACAGGTACATCCAGGGCTCAGCTCCTCTGGGACCATGGCGCTATTTTAAGCCAGCTCAGGTCAGTGTATCCGGACATCGCTAAGGTCAGTGATCCGAAACATAGTACAGCCTATCATTACCAAATTCCTGGATTTAAAGGCAATATAGGCATCATTGCAGCCTATACCCGTACATTTTGCGGAAGCTGCAACCGGATCAGGGTTACTTCTCAGGGCACTCTAAAGACATGCCTTTATGACCATGGGGCCCTGGATATCAAAACACTGATGCGCAACGGCGCTTCCGACCAACAGTTAATCAATGCCATTGCCGGTGCCATCGGCAACCGCCACAAGGACGGATGGGCTGCAGAAGCTTCTCGCTCTCAGAAAGACCACCATGAGTCAATGTCTACTATAGGAGGGTAA
- a CDS encoding molybdenum cofactor biosynthesis protein MoaE, whose product MIKITEYPLNPDDITSTVFSDEAGAVNVFIGTVRATTKHKRVVRLEFETYLNMAIKEIEKIIETVKQKWPVHHVVIHHRIGALTVGEIAVVIAVSSPHRKEAFAACQYAIDTLKETVPIWKKEVFEDGEEWVSAHP is encoded by the coding sequence ATGATAAAAATAACAGAATATCCGTTAAACCCTGATGATATTACCAGCACTGTTTTCAGTGATGAGGCTGGCGCTGTTAATGTATTTATTGGTACAGTCAGGGCTACTACCAAACATAAAAGGGTGGTTAGGCTTGAGTTTGAGACCTATCTCAATATGGCCATTAAAGAGATAGAGAAGATCATTGAGACAGTAAAACAAAAATGGCCGGTACACCATGTAGTTATTCATCACCGCATAGGTGCTTTGACTGTAGGAGAAATAGCGGTAGTCATTGCTGTATCCTCCCCGCATCGGAAAGAAGCCTTTGCTGCCTGCCAGTATGCTATCGACACTCTAAAAGAGACTGTTCCTATCTGGAAAAAGGAAGTCTTCGAAGATGGTGAGGAATGGGTTTCAGCCCACCCTTAA
- a CDS encoding MoaD/ThiS family protein: MEVEILAFGITRDIVEGDSFKVSLEEGASVSVLKELLYKAYPKMKQLNSLRIAVDNEYVDEGVVLQGNEEIALIPPVSGG, from the coding sequence ATGGAAGTCGAGATTTTAGCCTTTGGAATTACAAGAGATATCGTTGAGGGGGATAGCTTCAAAGTTTCTCTTGAAGAAGGAGCCAGCGTTTCTGTCCTTAAGGAGTTGCTTTATAAAGCATATCCAAAGATGAAGCAGCTAAACTCACTTAGGATAGCGGTTGACAATGAATATGTTGATGAAGGGGTAGTGTTGCAGGGGAATGAAGAAATAGCACTTATCCCGCCTGTTAGCGGAGGGTAA